One Amycolatopsis thermophila DNA segment encodes these proteins:
- a CDS encoding cytochrome P450 family protein: MPVVDEPIRLDEAIIQDPHALYRKLREDGPVRPAIMPHGMRVWLVSGYAEAKALLADPRLSKDANRAQELFRDRITAAGGEPGPDPSGALLRFHMLNTDPPDHTRLRKLVNKAFTARTVARLRPRIEQITDDLLDAMAARGRVDLLDAFAYPLPITVICELLGIPESERGDFREWSNTLLNSGPQENFHDAARAMAAYLTALVEAKRAEPTQDLLSDLVHVSDEGDQLSHEELVAMAFLLLVAGHETTVNLIGNSVLALLRHPDQLAKLRADPSLLPGAVEEFLRFEGPINIATLRFTAEPVPIGDVEIPANEFVMISLVGANRDGDRFDEPDRLDVTRPAGGHLAFGHGIHYCVGAPLARLEAEVALGRLFERFPGIELDGDPGGLRWRESTLVHGLDALPVALR, encoded by the coding sequence ATGCCCGTGGTGGACGAACCGATCAGGCTCGACGAGGCCATCATCCAGGACCCGCACGCCCTGTACCGGAAGCTGCGCGAGGACGGGCCGGTCCGCCCGGCGATCATGCCGCACGGCATGCGCGTGTGGCTGGTCTCGGGATACGCGGAGGCCAAGGCGCTGCTCGCCGATCCGCGTCTGAGCAAGGACGCGAACCGGGCGCAGGAGCTGTTCCGGGACCGGATCACCGCGGCGGGCGGCGAACCCGGGCCGGACCCGTCGGGCGCGCTGCTGCGGTTCCACATGCTCAACACCGACCCGCCGGACCACACCAGGCTGCGCAAGCTGGTGAACAAGGCCTTCACCGCGCGCACCGTGGCCCGGCTGCGCCCGCGCATCGAGCAGATCACCGACGACCTCCTGGACGCGATGGCCGCGCGCGGGCGGGTGGACCTGCTGGACGCGTTCGCCTATCCGCTGCCGATCACGGTGATCTGCGAGCTGCTCGGCATCCCGGAGTCCGAGCGCGGCGACTTCCGCGAGTGGTCCAACACGCTGCTCAACTCGGGCCCGCAGGAGAACTTCCACGACGCGGCCCGCGCGATGGCGGCCTACCTCACGGCCCTGGTGGAGGCCAAGCGGGCCGAGCCGACCCAGGACCTGCTGTCCGACCTGGTGCACGTCTCGGACGAGGGCGACCAGCTCTCGCACGAGGAACTGGTGGCGATGGCGTTCCTGTTGCTGGTGGCCGGTCACGAGACGACGGTCAACCTGATCGGCAACAGCGTGCTGGCGCTGCTGCGCCACCCGGACCAGCTCGCGAAGCTCCGTGCGGACCCCTCGCTGCTGCCCGGCGCGGTCGAGGAGTTCCTGCGGTTCGAGGGGCCGATCAACATCGCGACCCTGCGGTTCACCGCGGAGCCCGTGCCGATCGGGGACGTCGAGATCCCGGCGAACGAGTTCGTGATGATCTCGCTGGTCGGTGCCAACCGGGACGGCGACCGGTTCGACGAGCCCGATCGTCTCGACGTGACCCGCCCGGCCGGTGGTCACCTGGCGTTCGGGCACGGCATCCACTACTGCGTCGGCGCGCCGCTGGCCCGGCTCGAAGCCGAAGTGGCCCTGGGCCGCCTGTTCGAGCGCTTTCCCGGGATCGAGCTGGACGGCGACCCGGGCGGACTCCGCTGGCGGGAGAGCACCCTGGTGCACGGCCTCGACGCGCTGCCGGTCGCGCTGCGCTGA
- a CDS encoding MerR family transcriptional regulator, with product MRMAELSRESGVPVATIKYYQREGLLPPGELTSPNQARYGAAHVRRLKLVRALLEIGGLSIAAVGEVLAAIDEPATSTHDILGLAQHGLPAATQEVTDEERAWAMGRIEAMAGRRGWEVHAGSPVVESLAGVLCALRQVGHEWVLDELDTYAAAADTVAEADVTAVAKLGATEAVVEGAVVGTVLGDALLAALRRMAHAQVSRRQFSV from the coding sequence ATGCGGATGGCCGAGCTGAGCCGGGAGTCAGGGGTTCCGGTCGCGACGATCAAGTACTACCAGCGCGAGGGGCTGCTCCCGCCCGGCGAGCTGACCAGTCCGAACCAGGCGCGCTACGGCGCGGCGCACGTGCGGCGGCTGAAGCTCGTCCGGGCCCTGCTGGAGATCGGGGGCCTGTCGATCGCGGCGGTGGGGGAGGTGCTGGCGGCGATCGACGAGCCGGCCACGTCGACGCACGACATCCTCGGCCTGGCCCAGCACGGCCTGCCGGCGGCCACGCAGGAGGTGACCGACGAGGAGCGGGCATGGGCGATGGGTCGCATCGAGGCGATGGCCGGGCGGCGGGGCTGGGAGGTGCACGCCGGGTCGCCGGTGGTCGAATCACTGGCCGGGGTCCTGTGCGCGTTGCGCCAGGTCGGTCACGAGTGGGTCCTGGACGAACTGGACACCTACGCCGCAGCCGCGGACACCGTCGCCGAGGCGGATGTGACCGCTGTGGCGAAGCTGGGGGCCACCGAGGCGGTCGTGGAGGGCGCTGTCGTCGGCACGGTGCTCGGCGACGCCCTGCTCGCCGCGCTCCGGCGGATGGCGCACGCGCAGGTTTCGCGGCGGCAGTTCTCCGTGTAG
- a CDS encoding bifunctional SulP family inorganic anion transporter/carbonic anhydrase, whose protein sequence is MIDNSAREREHAPPRSWRSALDNLRHDAPASLVVFLVAIPLSLGIALASGAPIVAGLIAAIVGGVVAGALGGSPLQVSGPAAGLTVVMADTINEFGWAATCAITMLAGALQILLGLSRIARAALALSPAIVHGMLAGIGVTIVLSQLPIVFGATARSSPIDNLLALPAQILDPHGPATLIGVVALGIVLVWGKLPAAVRKVPGPLAAIVIATVPSVVAGMNVSRVDVPENVLDLTFVPEFPGTRWFDFAVAVVTIALVTSVASLLSAVAVDKMHTGPRANLDRELVGQGAANVVSGAFGGLPVAGVIVRSSTNVQSGARTRVSAILHGLWVLLFVAVLAGLLRNIPLAALAALLVHVGAKLVNPDHIKELRRHGDLPVYLVTLAGVVAIDLLTGVLIGVAVAALVMLRRLLWSGIHAERDGDRWRVVVEGALSALSIPRLTTVLGGIPRGTTVTLELVVDYLDHAAFDALSAWQHSHEEAGGQVIVDEIGHPWFERGKAGEPTVHKGKAQRIVPRWFAPWSEWQQASAEPPVEVPRQRRGRDSSMRRGMLEFERRTSELVRPILGRLADTQHPETLFITCGDARIVPNLITSSGPGDLFTVRNIGNLVPDHVTCADGADASIGAAVEYAVGVLKVREIVVCGHSSCGAMKALLTGAPDGAPALRSWLRHAEPSVERARTHPPIRVGDSPPVSEADRLALHNVLQQLDRLREYPAVAAAEARGEVDLVGMYFEVGAARVHLYDPKAGAFVSADGLVAEHEEGNPMVTG, encoded by the coding sequence ATGATCGACAACTCGGCTCGGGAGCGTGAGCACGCTCCGCCCCGCTCGTGGCGGTCCGCGCTGGACAACCTCCGCCACGACGCACCGGCCTCGCTGGTCGTCTTCCTGGTCGCGATCCCGCTGTCCCTGGGCATCGCGCTGGCCTCGGGTGCGCCCATCGTCGCCGGCCTGATCGCCGCGATCGTCGGTGGCGTCGTCGCCGGCGCGCTGGGCGGGTCACCGCTGCAGGTCAGCGGACCCGCGGCGGGGCTGACCGTTGTGATGGCGGACACGATCAACGAGTTCGGCTGGGCCGCCACCTGTGCGATCACCATGCTGGCCGGCGCACTGCAGATCCTGCTCGGGCTGAGCCGGATCGCGCGCGCCGCGCTCGCGCTCTCCCCGGCGATCGTGCACGGCATGCTCGCCGGCATCGGCGTCACGATCGTGCTATCGCAGCTCCCCATCGTCTTCGGCGCCACCGCGCGGAGCTCGCCGATCGACAACCTGCTGGCGCTGCCCGCGCAGATCCTCGACCCGCACGGCCCCGCGACCCTGATCGGCGTGGTCGCGCTCGGCATCGTGCTCGTGTGGGGCAAACTCCCCGCGGCGGTGCGGAAGGTGCCCGGCCCGCTGGCCGCGATCGTGATCGCGACGGTGCCGTCGGTCGTGGCGGGCATGAACGTGTCCCGTGTGGACGTTCCGGAGAACGTGCTGGACCTGACGTTCGTCCCGGAGTTCCCCGGCACGCGCTGGTTCGACTTCGCCGTCGCGGTCGTCACCATCGCGCTCGTCACCAGCGTCGCGAGCCTGCTCTCCGCGGTGGCCGTGGACAAGATGCACACCGGCCCGCGCGCCAACCTCGATCGCGAGCTGGTCGGCCAGGGCGCGGCGAACGTGGTGTCCGGCGCGTTCGGCGGTCTGCCGGTCGCCGGCGTGATCGTGCGCAGCTCGACGAACGTGCAGAGCGGCGCGCGGACGCGGGTTTCGGCGATCCTGCACGGCCTGTGGGTCCTGCTCTTCGTCGCGGTGCTTGCCGGGCTGCTGCGCAACATCCCGCTGGCGGCGCTCGCCGCGCTGCTGGTCCACGTCGGCGCGAAACTCGTGAACCCCGACCACATCAAGGAGTTGCGCCGCCACGGCGACCTGCCCGTGTACCTGGTCACCCTCGCCGGCGTGGTCGCGATCGACCTGCTCACTGGTGTCCTGATCGGTGTGGCGGTGGCCGCGCTGGTCATGCTGCGCCGTCTGCTGTGGTCCGGCATCCACGCCGAGCGCGACGGCGACCGGTGGCGCGTCGTCGTGGAGGGGGCGTTGTCCGCGCTCTCGATCCCGCGCCTGACCACAGTGCTCGGCGGCATCCCGCGCGGGACGACGGTGACCCTCGAACTCGTCGTGGACTACCTCGATCACGCCGCGTTCGACGCGCTGTCGGCCTGGCAGCACTCCCACGAGGAGGCCGGCGGTCAGGTGATCGTGGACGAGATCGGGCACCCCTGGTTCGAGCGGGGCAAGGCCGGCGAGCCGACCGTCCACAAGGGAAAGGCGCAGCGGATCGTGCCGCGCTGGTTCGCGCCCTGGTCCGAGTGGCAGCAGGCGTCCGCGGAGCCGCCGGTCGAGGTGCCGCGGCAGCGCCGGGGGCGGGACAGCTCGATGCGGCGCGGCATGCTCGAGTTCGAGCGGCGCACCTCGGAGCTGGTGCGGCCGATCCTGGGCAGGCTGGCCGACACCCAGCACCCGGAGACGCTGTTCATCACGTGCGGTGACGCGCGGATCGTGCCGAACCTGATCACCAGCAGCGGCCCCGGCGACCTGTTCACCGTCCGCAACATCGGCAATCTCGTGCCCGACCACGTGACCTGCGCGGACGGTGCGGACGCGTCGATCGGCGCCGCCGTCGAGTACGCGGTGGGGGTGCTGAAGGTGCGCGAGATCGTGGTCTGCGGCCACTCCTCGTGCGGGGCGATGAAGGCGCTGCTGACCGGCGCCCCGGACGGCGCGCCCGCGCTGCGGTCGTGGCTCAGGCACGCCGAGCCGAGTGTGGAGCGGGCCAGGACCCACCCGCCGATCCGCGTCGGGGACTCGCCGCCGGTGTCCGAGGCAGACCGCCTCGCGCTGCACAACGTCCTGCAGCAGCTGGACCGGCTGCGGGAGTACCCGGCGGTCGCCGCGGCCGAGGCCCGCGGCGAGGTCGACCTGGTCGGCATGTACTTCGAGGTCGGGGCCGCGCGGGTGCACCTGTACGACCCGAAGGCCGGCGCGTTCGTCTCCGCGGACGGCCTCGTGGCCGAACACGAGGAGGGCAACCCGATGGTCACGGGCTAG
- the bioD gene encoding dethiobiotin synthase produces the protein MSVLVVTGTGTGVGKTAVTAALAALARAEGRRVAVLKPAQTGVGPSDPGDVDEVARLAGDVTTRELRRYPDPLAPDVAARRSGIAPVGPAEAARAASELAESHDLVLVEGAGGLLVRFDAGGATLADVAWALSAPLLVVAEAGLGTLNATALTAEVATARGLNVLGVVIGSWPERPDLAALCNVSDLPVAAGSPLLGALAEGAGGLDRAGFLEAARAGLSPWFGGDFDAERFDKGLSSQT, from the coding sequence GTGAGCGTGCTGGTGGTGACCGGGACCGGGACCGGCGTCGGCAAGACCGCGGTGACCGCGGCCCTCGCCGCGCTCGCGCGCGCCGAGGGGCGGCGGGTCGCCGTGCTGAAACCCGCCCAGACCGGCGTGGGCCCGTCAGATCCCGGGGACGTGGACGAGGTGGCCCGGCTGGCCGGGGACGTCACGACACGCGAGCTGCGCCGCTACCCGGATCCGCTCGCCCCGGACGTCGCCGCGCGCCGCAGCGGTATCGCGCCGGTCGGTCCGGCGGAGGCGGCGCGGGCGGCGAGCGAGCTGGCCGAGTCCCACGACCTGGTGCTGGTCGAGGGCGCGGGCGGGCTGCTGGTCCGGTTCGACGCCGGCGGTGCGACCCTCGCCGACGTCGCGTGGGCGCTGTCGGCGCCGCTGCTCGTGGTCGCCGAAGCCGGCCTCGGGACGCTGAACGCTACGGCGCTGACCGCGGAGGTGGCGACCGCGCGCGGGCTGAACGTGCTCGGCGTGGTGATCGGGTCGTGGCCCGAGCGGCCGGACCTCGCCGCGCTGTGCAACGTCAGCGACCTGCCGGTGGCCGCAGGCTCGCCCCTCCTCGGCGCGCTGGCCGAGGGAGCGGGCGGCCTGGACCGGGCCGGGTTCCTGGAGGCCGCACGGGCGGGCCTGTCGCCGTGGTTCGGCGGTGATTTCGACGCCGAACGCTTCGACAAGGGCCTGTCCTCGCAGACGTGA